In Zingiber officinale cultivar Zhangliang chromosome 8B, Zo_v1.1, whole genome shotgun sequence, a single genomic region encodes these proteins:
- the LOC122016298 gene encoding AT-rich interactive domain-containing protein 4B-like: MKKLGNGKGRKVHPAPAQQDHLAALPAAVMALAATLTPGEQEVLAYLLSGGGRWREQRRRRPHPPELGCDCFGCYKSFWARWDASPNRHVIHRIIDAVEETLESKERVRGRRRRQRERKGCGFVAADGEESLELEAKLFPGADGGHLAGDNITDGLGDEGCVHGDGDNDDEEDEDEEIEGKQEDEEEQLEDEEEQDNDENNSHESKSSMRRFMSFLGESVWGVWS; the protein is encoded by the coding sequence ATGAAGAAGCTCGGAAACGGGAAGGGGCGGAAGGTGCACCCTGCGCCGGCGCAGCAAGACCACCTGGCCGCGCTCCCAGCGGCAGTGATGGCCCTGGCGGCGACTCTGACGCCGGGCGAGCAGGAGGTCCTGGCCTACTTGCTGTCTGGCGGCGGTAGGTGGAGGGAGCAGCGGAGGCGTAGGCCGCATCCCCCGGAGCTGGGGTGCGACTGCTTCGGGTGCTACAAGAGCTTTTGGGCGCGGTGGGACGCGTCGCCGAACAGACATGTCATCCATCGAATCATCGACGCCGTCGAGGAGACCCTGGAGAGCAAGGAGCGCGTTCGCGGGCGCCGCCGGAGGCAAAGGGAGCGGAAAGGCTGCGGCTTTGTGGCGGCGGATGGGGAGGAGAGCTTGGAATTGGAAGCCAAACTGTTCCCGGGGGCGGATGGAGGTCATTTGGCTGGCGATAATATTACTGATGGATTGGGCGATGAGGGCTGTGTTCATGGTGATGGTGATAAtgatgatgaagaagatgaagatgaagaaatagagggaaaacaagaagacgaagaagaacaattagaagacgaagaagaacaagATAACGATGAGAACAACAGCCATGAGAGCAAGAGCTCAATGAGGAGATTCATGAGTTTTCTTGGAGAAAGTGTTTGGGGAGTTTGGAGTTGA
- the LOC122016422 gene encoding rootletin-like isoform X1 has protein sequence MGGDEQLLGAYPFYFGVSCAFVALDLVSRKRRELLDVNGGWGSRSAEMMLKGSAQLLGLLVERAQARGEAMEKKLKKAHLEVEEMKQRRTEDAKANEKVVAIFAAHEQRWIAERKSLRFQIQALTNRLQIDKSKHDDAISTLEKRVEGESRARMLKDEALEAEARKRKELEEKLHLADELLDEMTDRAKRAAQDHSAELWKHKTAFAEIVSKQHQMDAEMNRTLRQAEVARQELEEALEQKVEAFAMIDKLSEQILRIQRDSEQKDKILSSMLRKLKLDAAERQTLLKEVKLSKAKKKQAELEMERWRNMWESSRNKKFKDIHSVDTGSLRNRRLELVPVGSLGHNSMNLLLEAEDKKEESSTSTALKCHDYCSFDENGDAALAVDDYQQLQDWVRKETEKYAAILEQKHRGEVEAFTEQLRQKDEELEAFRWQLLSMELETKRLRSHIEDLNGNLSHLKGKNVKMEARLLDKEQEIKLLKEQFNLHVQNSERNNLYYLPTPDACQALWSEVEITKNKQKKETDDSMANSIGDFPKTSSKAMGLDAGNDTEERENVHTEINKSDAAEPPSPSNYNSREYTDGFSEMPSPEQSSGSSSSEDQAKSTPVVSSSNAAGEEIEKKEMNLELANIQANANCKQEAETANKLSLIKTSLARDTSLKMDIQALGVSYKIKRLNQQLVVLEKLASSPAMMQITNNDQNPSTPDVSSDKETYENKQQNQGLLLVQSLLNKQLKRYQSLEEKTNNLCSRMNECYKSGGGRDVQNGRTKEQSETLARFLEETFQLQRYIVATGQKLMEMQSRLGATLNAAAARLDESVGFNIELFADIVRTLFREVQRGLEVRISRIIGDLEGTLAFDGILHR, from the exons ATGGGAGGCGATGAGCAGCTTTTGGGTGCGTATCCCTTCTACTTTGGAGTTTCGTGCGCTTTTGTTGCCCTTGATCTCGTatcgaggaagaggagggagCTTCTTGATGTCAATGGCGGATGGGGATCTCGGTCAGCGGAGATGATGCTTAAGGGGAGTGCTCAGCTGCTGGGTTTGCTGGTGGAGAGAGCCCAAGCGAGGGGGGAGGCCATGGAGAAGAAGCTAAAGAAGGCTCATTTGGAGGTGGAAGAGATGAAGCAGCGGAGAACGGAGGACGCCAAAGCAAACGAGAAGGTCGTAGCTATCTTCGCTGCCCATGAACAACGATGGATCGCGGAGAGGAAGAGCCTCCGTTTCCAGATCCAGGCCCTGACCAACAGACTCCAGATTGACAAGTCTAAGCACGACGACGCCATTTCGACTCTGGAGAAGAGGGTTGAAGGAGAAAGCCGGGCGAGGATGCTCAAAGATGAAGCCTTGGAAGCGGAGGCGAGGAAGCGGAAGGAGTTGGAGGAGAAGCTACACTTGGCCGACGAGTTGCTCGATGAAATGACTGATAGAGCTAAAAGGGCGGCGCAGGACCACTCAGCCGAGCTTTGGAAGCACAAGACCGCGTTCGCGGAGATAGTCTCGAAGCAGCATCAAATGGACGCCGAGATGAACCGCACTCTCCGGCAAGCGGAGGTGGCAAGGCAAGAGCTCGAGGAGGCTCTTGAACAGAAGGTGGAAGCTTTTGCTATGATCGATAAGCTTTCAGAACAGATTTTGAGGATACAGAGGGATTCCGAGCAAAAAGACAAGATTTTGTCTTCGATGCTGAGGAAATTGAAGCTTGACGCAGCTGAGAGACAGACGCTTCTGAAGGAGGTTAAGCTTTCAAAGGCGAAAAAGAAACAAGCTGAATTGGAGATGGAGAGGTGGAGGAACATGTGGGAATCCTCCAGGAACAAGAAGTTCAAGGACATTCATTCTGTGGACACAGGATCATTGAGGAATCGGAGGCTGGAATTGGTGCCAGTGGGATCCCTTGGGCATAACTCCATGAATCTACTTCTTGAAGCTGAAGATAAGAAAGAAGAATCTTCCACATCAACTGCATTAAAGTGCCATGATTACTGCTCATTTGATGAAAATGGTGATGCTG CATTGGCTGTGGATGACTACCAACAACTGCAAGATTGGGTTCGCAAGGAAACAGAAAAGTATGCAGCCATCCTTGAGCAGAAACATCGTGGAGAGGTTGAAGCATTCACAGAGCAGCTGAGGCAGAAAGATGAGGAGTTGGAAGCTTTTCGGTGGCAGCTTCTGAGCATGGAACTTGAAACAAAGAGGCTGAGATCCCACATTGAAGACTTGAATGGCAACTTATCCCATTTGAAGGGAAAAAATGTCAAAATGGAGGCCAGGTTGTTGGATAAGGAACAGGAAATCAAATTATTGAAGGAGCAATTTAATCTCCATGTTCAGAACTCAGAAAGAAACAATCTGTACTATCTCCCCACACCTGATGCTTGCCAGGCTCTTTGGTCAGAAGTAGAGATCACAAAGAATAAACAAAAAAAGGAAACAGATGATTCAATGGCCAATTCGATTGGTGATTTCCCCAAGACGAGCAGCAAGGCAATGGGGTTGGATGCTGGCAATGACACAGAGGAAAGAGAAAATGTACACACAGAGATTAACAAAAGTGATGCAGCTGAGCCACCATCACCATCCAATTATAATTCACGGGAGTATACTGATGGGTTCAGTGAAATGCCATCCCCAGAACAAAGTTCAGGGAGTAGTTCTTCTGAAGACCAAGCGAAGAGCACGCCTGTGGTGTCCAGTTCCAATGCTGCAGGCGAAGAgattgaaaagaaagagatgaacTTGGAGCTAGCTAATATTCAAGCCAACGCTAACTGCAAGCAAGAAGCTGAAACTGCAAATAAGTTGTCGTTAATCAAGACATCCCTTGCAAGGGATACTTCTTTGAAGATGGATATCCAAGCTCTCGGAGTCTCCTACAAGATCAAAAGGCTAAACCAGCAGCTGGTTGTGCTCGAAAAGCTGGCTTCTTCACCGGCAATGATGCAGATAACAAATAATGATCAAAACCCAAGCACACCTGACGTGTCTAGCGACAAGGAGACATATGAGAACAAGCAGCAGAACCAGGGCTTATTGCTGGTGCAATCTTTACTGAACAAGCAACTCAAGCGATACCAGTCTCTTGAAGAAAAGACTAACAACCTGTGCAGCAGAATG AACGAGTGTTACAAATCAGGAGGCGGAAGAGACGTGCAGAATGGCAGGACAAAGGAACAAAGCGAAACGCTTGCGCGCTTTCTGGAAGAAACGTTTCAGCTTCAACGGTATATAGTGGCGACAGGCCAGAAGTTGATGGAGATGCAGTCGAGGCTTGGCGCTACCCTTAATGCTGCTGCTGCAAGACTGGATGAGTCTGTTGGTTTCAATATAGAGTTGTTTGCAGACATTGTCAGGACTCTCTTCAGAGAGGTACAAAGAGGCCTTGAGGTTAGAATTTCTCGAATCATTGGAGATCTTGAAGGAACATTAGCTTTTGATGGGATTCTCCACAGATGA
- the LOC122016299 gene encoding uncharacterized protein LOC122016299, which produces MAALRLIMLSAANPWSSPAPAAARCGNYSFPVKSSSLPLSCSSRTGQIIRGRRLMVRAGPPSTNSLILAFLLPLSLLVGTIFAAARIADRLDEKFLDELAMNEAILEEMDEDDVDEDEDDRGVLVEEEDGVAAIPKTRNRPKRVV; this is translated from the exons ATGGCTGCTCTACGCCTCATCATGCTCAGCGCTGCCAATCCATGGTCTTCGCCAGCGCCCGCCGCTGCTCGCTGTGGAAATTATTCCTTCCCTGTCAAGTCCTCAAGCCTTCCTCTTTCCTGCAGCTCGAGAACTGGCCAAATTATCAGGGGGAGGAGGTTGATGGTTAGGGCTGGCCCTCCGAGCACCAACAGCCTCATCCTCGCGTTCCTGCTCCCGCTCTCCCTTCTCGTCGGCACCATCTTCGCGGCCGCGCGCATCGCCGACAGGCTCGACGAGAAGTTCCTCGATGAG CTCGCGATGAACGAAGCGATCTTGGAGGAAATGGATGAGGATGATGTAGACGAAGATGAGGACGATCGAGGCGTATTGGTAGAGGAAGAGGACGGGGTTGCGGCGATTCCAAAGACTCGAAATCGCCCCAAACGAGTAGTGTAA
- the LOC122013480 gene encoding E3 ubiquitin-protein ligase DZIP3-like: MASSPRISTTPVDDDLMYFSPWIISTIFAELRVTARARVSLQECQSPPVPTALPQLMFDFSRRTSPSPEHPAEHVDSAVGEPFRLSMQDSEWEVEAHSAFMQATADYLPLAVGVLFAPAFCRYISTVFGHLPRTDAVLVEVSSLILVSDDSSPIDQLRLALPGEEYSLLYGYDDPDETDDIDDADSGGRPRPASAAAVEGLKTVNVMEEGSCSICLEDFEVEVCVLIMPCSHAFHETCLKKWLGRSHSCPLCRFLLPEAE; this comes from the coding sequence ATGGCGTCTTCGCCCAGGATCAGTACCACACCTGTTGACGATGATCTGATGTATTTCTCGCCATGGATAATATCGACAATCTTTGCGGAACTTCGTGTCACGGCGCGGGCTCGAGTTTCACTGCAGGAATGCCAGAGTCCGCCGGTGCCGACGGCACTACCGCAATTGATGTTCGACTTCTCTCGTCGGACTTCCCCGTCGCCCGAGCACCCCGCCGAGCACGTCGACTCCGCCGTCGGCGAGCCCTTCCGACTCTCCATGCAGGATTCTGAGTGGGAAGTGGAAGCACACTCTGCGTTTATGCAGGCGACGGCCGATTACTTGCCGCTTGCTGTCGGCGTGCTTTTCGCACCGGCTTTTTGCAGGTACATCTCAACGGTTTTCGGTCACTTGCCCAGAACAGACGCAGTCCTAGTGGAGGTCTCGTCCCTCATTCTCGTCTCCGATGACTCTTCGCCCATCGACCAACTCCGGCTCGCGTTGCCTGGGGAAGAGTATAGTTTGCTGTACGGCTACGACGACCCCGACGAAACCGACGACATCGACGATGCCGACTCCGGTGGACGGCCCAGACCGGCGTCTGCTGCGGCCGTGGAAGGCCTAAAAACGGTGAACGTAATGGAAGAGGGATCCTGCTCGATTTGTCTGGAGGATTTCGAGGTAGAGGTTTGTGTGTTGATAATGCCTTGTAGCCATGCGTTTCACGAGACGTGCTTGAAAAAGTGGCTGGGGCGGAGTCATTCCTGCCCTCTCTGTCGCTTCCTGCTTCCTGAAGCAGAGTAG
- the LOC122016422 gene encoding rootletin-like isoform X2, with protein MGGDEQLLGAYPFYFGVSCAFVALDLVSRKRRELLDVNGGWGSRSAEMMLKGSAQLLGLLVERAQARGEAMEKKLKKAHLEVEEMKQRRTEDAKANEKVVAIFAAHEQRWIAERKSLRFQIQALTNRLQIDKSKHDDAISTLEKRVEGESRARMLKDEALEAEARKRKELEEKLHLADELLDEMTDRAKRAAQDHSAELWKHKTAFAEIVSKQHQMDAEMNRTLRQAEVARQELEEALEQKVEAFAMIDKLSEQILRIQRDSEQKDKILSSMLRKLKLDAAERQTLLKEVKLSKAKKKQAELEMERWRNMWESSRNKKFKDIHSVDTGSLRNRRLELVPVGSLGHNSMNLLLEAEDKKEESSTSTALKCHDYCSFDENGDADWVRKETEKYAAILEQKHRGEVEAFTEQLRQKDEELEAFRWQLLSMELETKRLRSHIEDLNGNLSHLKGKNVKMEARLLDKEQEIKLLKEQFNLHVQNSERNNLYYLPTPDACQALWSEVEITKNKQKKETDDSMANSIGDFPKTSSKAMGLDAGNDTEERENVHTEINKSDAAEPPSPSNYNSREYTDGFSEMPSPEQSSGSSSSEDQAKSTPVVSSSNAAGEEIEKKEMNLELANIQANANCKQEAETANKLSLIKTSLARDTSLKMDIQALGVSYKIKRLNQQLVVLEKLASSPAMMQITNNDQNPSTPDVSSDKETYENKQQNQGLLLVQSLLNKQLKRYQSLEEKTNNLCSRMNECYKSGGGRDVQNGRTKEQSETLARFLEETFQLQRYIVATGQKLMEMQSRLGATLNAAAARLDESVGFNIELFADIVRTLFREVQRGLEVRISRIIGDLEGTLAFDGILHR; from the exons ATGGGAGGCGATGAGCAGCTTTTGGGTGCGTATCCCTTCTACTTTGGAGTTTCGTGCGCTTTTGTTGCCCTTGATCTCGTatcgaggaagaggagggagCTTCTTGATGTCAATGGCGGATGGGGATCTCGGTCAGCGGAGATGATGCTTAAGGGGAGTGCTCAGCTGCTGGGTTTGCTGGTGGAGAGAGCCCAAGCGAGGGGGGAGGCCATGGAGAAGAAGCTAAAGAAGGCTCATTTGGAGGTGGAAGAGATGAAGCAGCGGAGAACGGAGGACGCCAAAGCAAACGAGAAGGTCGTAGCTATCTTCGCTGCCCATGAACAACGATGGATCGCGGAGAGGAAGAGCCTCCGTTTCCAGATCCAGGCCCTGACCAACAGACTCCAGATTGACAAGTCTAAGCACGACGACGCCATTTCGACTCTGGAGAAGAGGGTTGAAGGAGAAAGCCGGGCGAGGATGCTCAAAGATGAAGCCTTGGAAGCGGAGGCGAGGAAGCGGAAGGAGTTGGAGGAGAAGCTACACTTGGCCGACGAGTTGCTCGATGAAATGACTGATAGAGCTAAAAGGGCGGCGCAGGACCACTCAGCCGAGCTTTGGAAGCACAAGACCGCGTTCGCGGAGATAGTCTCGAAGCAGCATCAAATGGACGCCGAGATGAACCGCACTCTCCGGCAAGCGGAGGTGGCAAGGCAAGAGCTCGAGGAGGCTCTTGAACAGAAGGTGGAAGCTTTTGCTATGATCGATAAGCTTTCAGAACAGATTTTGAGGATACAGAGGGATTCCGAGCAAAAAGACAAGATTTTGTCTTCGATGCTGAGGAAATTGAAGCTTGACGCAGCTGAGAGACAGACGCTTCTGAAGGAGGTTAAGCTTTCAAAGGCGAAAAAGAAACAAGCTGAATTGGAGATGGAGAGGTGGAGGAACATGTGGGAATCCTCCAGGAACAAGAAGTTCAAGGACATTCATTCTGTGGACACAGGATCATTGAGGAATCGGAGGCTGGAATTGGTGCCAGTGGGATCCCTTGGGCATAACTCCATGAATCTACTTCTTGAAGCTGAAGATAAGAAAGAAGAATCTTCCACATCAACTGCATTAAAGTGCCATGATTACTGCTCATTTGATGAAAATGGTGATGCTG ATTGGGTTCGCAAGGAAACAGAAAAGTATGCAGCCATCCTTGAGCAGAAACATCGTGGAGAGGTTGAAGCATTCACAGAGCAGCTGAGGCAGAAAGATGAGGAGTTGGAAGCTTTTCGGTGGCAGCTTCTGAGCATGGAACTTGAAACAAAGAGGCTGAGATCCCACATTGAAGACTTGAATGGCAACTTATCCCATTTGAAGGGAAAAAATGTCAAAATGGAGGCCAGGTTGTTGGATAAGGAACAGGAAATCAAATTATTGAAGGAGCAATTTAATCTCCATGTTCAGAACTCAGAAAGAAACAATCTGTACTATCTCCCCACACCTGATGCTTGCCAGGCTCTTTGGTCAGAAGTAGAGATCACAAAGAATAAACAAAAAAAGGAAACAGATGATTCAATGGCCAATTCGATTGGTGATTTCCCCAAGACGAGCAGCAAGGCAATGGGGTTGGATGCTGGCAATGACACAGAGGAAAGAGAAAATGTACACACAGAGATTAACAAAAGTGATGCAGCTGAGCCACCATCACCATCCAATTATAATTCACGGGAGTATACTGATGGGTTCAGTGAAATGCCATCCCCAGAACAAAGTTCAGGGAGTAGTTCTTCTGAAGACCAAGCGAAGAGCACGCCTGTGGTGTCCAGTTCCAATGCTGCAGGCGAAGAgattgaaaagaaagagatgaacTTGGAGCTAGCTAATATTCAAGCCAACGCTAACTGCAAGCAAGAAGCTGAAACTGCAAATAAGTTGTCGTTAATCAAGACATCCCTTGCAAGGGATACTTCTTTGAAGATGGATATCCAAGCTCTCGGAGTCTCCTACAAGATCAAAAGGCTAAACCAGCAGCTGGTTGTGCTCGAAAAGCTGGCTTCTTCACCGGCAATGATGCAGATAACAAATAATGATCAAAACCCAAGCACACCTGACGTGTCTAGCGACAAGGAGACATATGAGAACAAGCAGCAGAACCAGGGCTTATTGCTGGTGCAATCTTTACTGAACAAGCAACTCAAGCGATACCAGTCTCTTGAAGAAAAGACTAACAACCTGTGCAGCAGAATG AACGAGTGTTACAAATCAGGAGGCGGAAGAGACGTGCAGAATGGCAGGACAAAGGAACAAAGCGAAACGCTTGCGCGCTTTCTGGAAGAAACGTTTCAGCTTCAACGGTATATAGTGGCGACAGGCCAGAAGTTGATGGAGATGCAGTCGAGGCTTGGCGCTACCCTTAATGCTGCTGCTGCAAGACTGGATGAGTCTGTTGGTTTCAATATAGAGTTGTTTGCAGACATTGTCAGGACTCTCTTCAGAGAGGTACAAAGAGGCCTTGAGGTTAGAATTTCTCGAATCATTGGAGATCTTGAAGGAACATTAGCTTTTGATGGGATTCTCCACAGATGA